From a region of the Georgenia yuyongxinii genome:
- a CDS encoding class I SAM-dependent RNA methyltransferase — protein sequence MAGPLPVEEHEVTVGPPAHGGHCVARLAEGRVVFVRHVLPGERVRIRITEKRSKFWRADAVEVLDASADRVPSVWPEAGPGGVGGGELAHVALPTQREWKAQVLAETLRRIGGEEVAADVAAAAASNQYPLTVEALPGDNDRGGLGTRTRIDLTVDAAGLAGMHRFRSHDVLALREMPLADPALLALDLLGESAWRRGWHPGARVEAVAPSAGEPMVLVDGEVATLRKRSGPPRRAVRERVESSVGELAYRVSATGFWQVHRLAAATLVESVLAAAGPLDGRRVLELYSGAGLLTLPLARSTGPGGAVISLEGTEDAVRDARRNLHEHPETLLQHGRVDPAAVAELGARADVVVLDPPRAGAGAGVMHAVAEVNPETIVHVACDPAALARDLRAARERGYTVAAIRAFDLFPHTHHFEVVAALRRD from the coding sequence TTGGCCGGACCGCTGCCCGTGGAGGAGCACGAGGTCACCGTGGGGCCGCCCGCACACGGGGGCCACTGCGTGGCCCGGCTGGCGGAGGGCCGCGTGGTCTTCGTCCGGCACGTGCTGCCGGGCGAACGGGTGCGGATCCGGATCACCGAGAAGCGCTCGAAGTTCTGGCGCGCCGACGCCGTCGAGGTGCTGGACGCCTCCGCCGACCGCGTTCCGAGCGTGTGGCCCGAGGCCGGGCCGGGCGGCGTCGGCGGTGGCGAGCTCGCCCACGTCGCGCTGCCCACACAACGGGAGTGGAAGGCCCAGGTGCTCGCCGAGACGCTGCGCCGCATCGGCGGCGAGGAGGTGGCCGCGGACGTCGCCGCGGCCGCCGCCAGCAACCAGTACCCCCTCACCGTCGAGGCCCTGCCCGGCGACAACGACCGCGGCGGGCTCGGGACGCGCACCCGCATCGACCTCACCGTCGACGCTGCGGGGCTGGCCGGCATGCACCGCTTCCGCAGCCACGACGTGCTCGCCCTGCGCGAGATGCCCCTGGCCGACCCTGCCCTCCTTGCGCTCGACCTGCTGGGCGAGTCGGCATGGCGGCGCGGCTGGCACCCCGGCGCACGCGTGGAGGCAGTGGCACCCAGCGCGGGCGAGCCGATGGTGCTGGTGGACGGCGAGGTCGCCACCCTGCGCAAGCGCAGCGGTCCACCACGCCGGGCCGTTCGCGAGCGGGTCGAGTCCTCGGTGGGGGAACTGGCCTACCGCGTCAGCGCCACAGGTTTTTGGCAGGTACACCGCCTCGCCGCGGCGACGCTCGTCGAGTCCGTGCTCGCCGCCGCCGGGCCCCTCGACGGGCGCCGGGTGCTTGAGCTGTACTCCGGGGCGGGCCTGCTGACACTGCCGCTCGCGCGCTCCACGGGCCCGGGTGGCGCCGTCATCAGCCTCGAGGGGACCGAGGACGCCGTGCGGGACGCCCGCCGCAACCTCCACGAGCACCCCGAGACGCTGCTGCAGCACGGCCGGGTGGACCCGGCCGCCGTCGCCGAGCTCGGGGCGCGGGCCGACGTCGTCGTCCTCGACCCGCCCCGTGCGGGTGCCGGCGCCGGCGTGATGCACGCCGTCGCGGAGGTGAACCCCGAGACGATCGTGCACGTGGCGTGCGACCCCGCGGCGCTGGCGCGGGACCTGCGCGCGGCCCGGGAGCGCGGCTACACCGTCGCCGCGATCCGGGCGTTCGACCTGTTCCCGCACACGCACCACTTCGAGGTCGTCGCCGCGCTGCGCAGGGACTGA
- the acnA gene encoding aconitate hydratase AcnA — translation MNTDSFKSRGTLEVAGKSYEIFRLAAVEGLDRLPYSLKVLAENLLRTEDGANVTADHVRALAEWVPDSEPSTEIQFTPARVVMQDFTGVPCVVDLATMREAVTDLGGDPAQINPLAPAELVIDHSVVIDVFGREDAFERNVELEYGRNKERYQFLRWGQTAFDDFKVVPPGTGIVHQVNIEYLARGVMTREIDGVLRAYPDTCVGTDSHTTMVNGLGVLGWGVGGIEAEAAMLGQPVSMLIPRVVGFRLTGSIPAGATATDVVLTITELLRKHGVVGKFVEFYGEGVAQVPLANRATIGNMSPEFGSTAAIFPIDDVTLDYLRLTGRSDEQVALVEAYAKEQGMWHDPAHEPEFSEYLELDLSTVVPSIAGPKRPQDRIALSDAKEAFADALPHYVGDEPALTENKLDEAVEDTFPASDPIAAGANGLEEEPAAHHHLGLGRASKKVPVTMADGRVTELDHGAVVISSITSCTNTSNPSVMLAAGLLAKNAVERGLQVKPWVKTSMAPGSKVVTNYYDKAGLWPYLQELGYHLVGYGCTTCIGNSGPLPEEVSAAVNEHDLSVASVLSGNRNFEGRINPDVKMNYLASPPLVIAYGLAGTMDFDFTHEPLGKDKEGNDVFLKDIWPSAADVDATIASSIDREMFTSDYADVFAGDERWRSLETPVGDTFEWQPDSTYVRKPPYFEGMPAQPAPVQDIAGARVLAKLGDSVTTDHISPAGAIKPDSPAGRYLAEHGVARRDFNSYGSRRGNHEVMIRGTFANIRLRNQLLDGVEGGFTKNFLTGEQESIFDASTAYQEAGVPLVILGGKEYGSGSSRDWAAKGTLLLGVKAVITESFERIHRSNLIGMGVLPLQFPAGENADSLGLDGTEAFDISGVTALNEGTTPRTVKVRATKQDGGVVEFDAVVRIDTPGEAEYFRHGGILQYVLRQLVAA, via the coding sequence GTGAATACAGACAGCTTCAAGTCCAGGGGCACGCTCGAGGTGGCGGGCAAGAGCTACGAGATCTTCCGCCTGGCCGCCGTCGAGGGGCTCGATCGGCTGCCGTACAGCCTGAAGGTCCTCGCCGAGAACCTCCTGCGCACCGAGGACGGCGCGAACGTCACCGCCGACCACGTCCGCGCGCTGGCCGAGTGGGTCCCCGACTCCGAGCCCAGCACCGAGATCCAGTTCACCCCGGCCCGCGTGGTGATGCAGGACTTCACCGGCGTGCCCTGCGTGGTGGACCTGGCCACGATGCGTGAGGCCGTCACCGACCTCGGCGGCGACCCCGCCCAGATCAACCCGCTCGCACCCGCCGAGCTGGTCATCGACCACTCAGTCGTCATCGACGTCTTCGGCCGCGAGGACGCCTTCGAGCGCAACGTCGAGCTCGAGTACGGCCGCAACAAGGAGCGCTACCAGTTCCTGCGCTGGGGCCAGACCGCCTTCGACGACTTCAAGGTCGTGCCCCCGGGCACCGGCATCGTGCACCAGGTCAACATCGAGTACCTGGCCCGCGGCGTCATGACCCGCGAGATCGACGGCGTCCTGCGCGCCTACCCCGACACCTGCGTCGGCACCGACTCGCACACCACGATGGTCAACGGCCTGGGCGTCCTGGGCTGGGGCGTCGGCGGCATCGAGGCCGAGGCCGCGATGCTCGGCCAGCCGGTCTCCATGCTCATCCCGCGGGTGGTCGGCTTCAGGCTCACCGGCTCCATCCCCGCCGGCGCCACCGCCACCGACGTCGTCCTCACCATCACCGAGCTGCTCCGCAAGCACGGCGTGGTGGGCAAGTTCGTGGAGTTCTACGGCGAGGGCGTCGCCCAGGTGCCGCTGGCCAACCGCGCCACCATCGGCAACATGAGCCCCGAGTTCGGCTCCACCGCCGCGATCTTCCCGATCGACGACGTCACCCTGGACTACCTACGCCTGACCGGCCGCAGCGACGAGCAGGTCGCGCTCGTCGAGGCGTACGCCAAGGAGCAGGGCATGTGGCACGACCCGGCCCACGAGCCGGAGTTCTCCGAGTACCTCGAGCTCGACCTGTCCACGGTGGTGCCCTCGATCGCCGGCCCGAAGCGCCCGCAGGACCGCATCGCGCTGTCGGACGCCAAGGAGGCCTTCGCCGACGCGCTGCCGCACTACGTCGGCGACGAGCCGGCGCTGACCGAGAACAAGCTGGACGAGGCCGTCGAGGACACCTTCCCCGCGTCCGACCCGATCGCCGCCGGCGCCAACGGTCTGGAGGAGGAGCCTGCGGCCCACCATCACCTGGGCCTGGGTCGCGCCTCGAAGAAGGTGCCCGTCACCATGGCCGACGGTCGCGTGACCGAGCTCGACCACGGCGCCGTCGTCATCTCCTCCATCACCTCCTGCACGAACACCTCCAACCCGTCGGTGATGCTCGCGGCCGGCCTGCTGGCCAAGAACGCCGTCGAGCGGGGCCTGCAGGTCAAGCCGTGGGTCAAGACCTCCATGGCGCCCGGCTCGAAGGTGGTGACCAACTACTACGACAAGGCCGGCCTGTGGCCCTACCTCCAGGAGCTCGGCTACCACCTGGTCGGCTACGGCTGCACCACGTGCATCGGCAACTCCGGCCCGCTGCCCGAGGAGGTCTCCGCCGCCGTCAACGAGCACGACCTCTCCGTGGCGTCGGTGCTCTCCGGCAACCGCAACTTCGAGGGCCGCATCAACCCTGACGTGAAGATGAACTACCTCGCGTCCCCGCCCCTGGTCATCGCGTACGGCCTGGCCGGCACGATGGACTTCGACTTCACGCACGAGCCGCTCGGCAAGGACAAGGAGGGCAACGACGTCTTCCTCAAGGACATCTGGCCCTCCGCCGCCGACGTGGACGCCACGATCGCCAGCTCGATCGACCGGGAGATGTTCACGTCCGACTACGCCGACGTGTTCGCCGGCGACGAGCGGTGGCGCTCCCTCGAGACCCCCGTGGGCGACACCTTCGAGTGGCAGCCCGACTCCACCTACGTGCGCAAGCCCCCGTACTTCGAGGGCATGCCGGCCCAGCCGGCCCCGGTGCAGGACATCGCCGGCGCCCGCGTGCTCGCCAAGCTCGGCGACTCCGTGACCACCGACCACATCTCCCCGGCCGGCGCCATCAAGCCCGACAGCCCGGCGGGCAGGTACCTGGCCGAGCACGGCGTCGCGCGCCGCGACTTCAACTCCTACGGCTCGCGCCGCGGGAACCACGAGGTCATGATCCGCGGCACCTTCGCCAACATCCGGCTGCGCAACCAGCTCCTCGACGGCGTCGAGGGCGGGTTCACGAAGAACTTCCTGACCGGGGAGCAGGAGAGCATCTTCGACGCGTCCACGGCCTACCAGGAGGCCGGCGTGCCGCTGGTGATCCTGGGCGGCAAGGAGTACGGCTCGGGCTCGTCGCGCGACTGGGCGGCCAAAGGCACCCTGCTGCTCGGCGTCAAGGCCGTCATCACCGAGAGCTTCGAGCGTATCCACCGCTCCAACCTCATCGGCATGGGCGTGCTGCCGCTGCAGTTCCCGGCGGGGGAGAACGCCGACTCCCTCGGCCTGGACGGTACGGAGGCCTTCGACATCTCCGGCGTGACGGCGCTCAACGAGGGCACCACGCCGCGCACCGTCAAGGTGCGCGCCACCAAGCAGGACGGCGGTGTGGTCGAGTTCGACGCCGTCGTGCGCATCGACACCCCCGGCGAGGCCGAGTACTTCCGCCACGGCGGCATCCTGCAGTACGTGCTGCGCCAGCTCGTCGCGGCGTGA
- a CDS encoding serpin family protein, translating to MVRRRRVASALLVGALALGVATCAAPGTGTALRSDVAREPVAVVDALAVPDIVDATTALGVALLTRPGAEENALVSPASVAVVLSMLGEGAGASTAQELDALLGAGGPDRTRAVNAMLADLATFDGDPADASRAELPDQVLLHIANNVVIDTGREVKDTFLDALSAGYGAGMRSADLSGDEGRAALDAWVSEHTGGRVEHSAIEPSEDLVLVLQNAVLLAARWAEPFSPALTTPEPFTVGGGDRVDVDTMHRQGMMAYSADGPWQAVRLPYADGFALDVVLPHAGRLPGSLTAEEWDALSAALGSYETTAEVALALPTVEIATSTELVEALQDAGLHALFSPGTADLRGIAEPAEGPLFVSTVAHQATLAIDEEGTVAAAVTEAGLAAGAAPEPTRPVQMTVDRPFAVRIVHVGTEWPIFMGVVNDPRG from the coding sequence ATGGTCCGCCGTCGTCGCGTCGCGTCCGCGCTGCTGGTCGGCGCGCTGGCCCTCGGCGTCGCCACATGCGCCGCGCCCGGCACGGGCACGGCGCTCAGGTCCGACGTCGCCCGCGAACCCGTCGCGGTGGTCGACGCGCTGGCCGTCCCCGACATCGTCGACGCGACGACGGCCCTCGGCGTCGCGCTCCTCACGCGCCCCGGCGCCGAGGAGAACGCCCTGGTCTCGCCGGCGTCGGTCGCCGTCGTGCTCTCGATGCTCGGCGAGGGCGCGGGCGCGTCGACCGCTCAGGAGCTCGATGCGCTCCTCGGTGCCGGTGGCCCGGACCGCACCCGGGCCGTCAACGCGATGCTCGCCGACCTGGCGACGTTCGACGGCGACCCCGCCGACGCGTCCCGCGCCGAGCTGCCCGACCAGGTGCTGCTCCACATCGCCAACAACGTGGTGATCGACACCGGCCGGGAGGTCAAGGACACCTTCCTCGACGCGCTCTCCGCCGGTTACGGCGCCGGCATGCGCAGCGCCGACCTCTCCGGCGACGAGGGGCGTGCCGCGCTGGACGCCTGGGTAAGCGAGCACACGGGCGGCCGGGTGGAGCACTCGGCGATCGAGCCGAGCGAGGACCTCGTCCTCGTCCTGCAGAACGCGGTGCTCCTGGCCGCCCGGTGGGCCGAGCCGTTCAGCCCCGCGCTGACCACGCCGGAGCCGTTCACCGTGGGCGGCGGGGACCGCGTGGACGTGGACACGATGCACCGCCAGGGGATGATGGCCTACTCCGCGGACGGGCCGTGGCAGGCCGTCCGGCTGCCGTACGCGGACGGGTTCGCGCTGGACGTGGTCCTGCCCCACGCCGGCCGGCTTCCCGGGTCGCTGACCGCAGAGGAGTGGGACGCGCTCAGCGCCGCCCTGGGGTCCTACGAGACCACCGCCGAGGTGGCGCTGGCGCTGCCCACCGTCGAGATCGCGACCAGCACCGAGCTCGTGGAGGCGCTGCAGGACGCCGGGCTGCACGCCCTGTTCTCCCCGGGCACCGCGGACCTGCGCGGCATCGCCGAGCCCGCGGAGGGACCGCTGTTCGTGTCCACCGTGGCGCACCAGGCCACCCTCGCCATCGACGAGGAGGGCACCGTGGCGGCCGCCGTCACCGAGGCCGGCCTCGCGGCCGGCGCCGCCCCGGAACCGACGCGGCCGGTCCAGATGACCGTCGACCGGCCCTTCGCGGTGCGGATCGTGCATGTCGGCACCGAGTGGCCGATCTTCATGGGCGTGGTCAACGACCCGCGTGGGTGA
- a CDS encoding amylo-alpha-1,6-glucosidase, with protein MTRQPFLQDLLVCLHAPTQAWSASDGQVRGSGTQGLMHADVRVLSRAVLTVGGEEPEVLAAGPEGAGTVRIVAVARSVDGPGADPTTRVERRRLVAPGRMTEEITLSCATAEPVVAEVAVTLASDMAPMDRIKYGAGTTAHAPAPGPPARWTGPDGIEVRVDAPTAEVELTPDGAVLRWHVTVAAAAPRTLTWTAHVTDTAAVVLPAPGPAEWSAPRVDAADRRLPGLVRQSLADLESLRLRSTLAPDSTFLAAGAPWFLTLFGRDSLWAARMLLPLGTDLARGTLRTLGAAQGTRTDPRTAEQPGKILHELRREELVIDAHTVLPPLYYGTIDATPLWVCLLHDAWRWGMAEDDVAALLPHLEAALTWMGDHGDADGDGFLEYLDTSGTGLANQGWKDSGDSIQWRDGTLAAGTIALCEVQGYAHEAARGGAALLEAFGRSGAERWRDWAARLAGRFRESFWVDDGAGPYPAVALDGAKRPVDSLTSNIGHLLGTGLLTAAEEELVVVRLTSADMDSGYGLRTLSTRAGGYWPLSYHGGTVWPHDTAIAVMSMARAGFVTEAERLGSGLLEAAPHFSYRLPELFSGDARGTVPGPVPYPAACRPQAWSAAAAVALITAALGLRADVPAGELHVRPAGGAVTEGLAVTGLRLAGHELSVDVGRARDVVVRTGADLRVVAT; from the coding sequence ATGACGCGCCAACCTTTCCTGCAGGACCTGCTGGTCTGCCTGCACGCACCGACGCAGGCGTGGTCCGCCTCCGACGGGCAGGTCCGCGGCAGCGGCACGCAGGGCCTGATGCACGCGGACGTGCGGGTGCTCAGCCGCGCCGTCCTGACCGTCGGGGGTGAGGAGCCGGAGGTACTCGCCGCCGGCCCGGAGGGCGCGGGCACGGTGCGCATCGTCGCCGTCGCGCGGTCGGTGGACGGCCCCGGCGCCGATCCGACCACGCGCGTGGAGCGGCGCCGGCTGGTTGCCCCGGGACGCATGACAGAGGAGATCACGCTCAGCTGCGCCACCGCCGAGCCGGTGGTCGCGGAGGTCGCCGTCACGCTCGCCAGCGACATGGCCCCCATGGACCGGATCAAGTACGGCGCCGGGACGACGGCGCACGCCCCCGCGCCCGGCCCTCCCGCCCGGTGGACCGGGCCAGACGGCATCGAGGTGCGGGTGGACGCCCCCACGGCGGAGGTCGAGCTGACGCCGGACGGCGCGGTGCTGCGCTGGCACGTCACCGTGGCGGCCGCCGCGCCGCGCACCCTCACGTGGACGGCCCACGTCACCGACACCGCCGCCGTCGTCCTGCCCGCGCCCGGGCCGGCGGAGTGGTCCGCGCCGCGGGTGGACGCCGCCGACCGGCGCCTGCCCGGGCTCGTGCGGCAGAGCCTGGCGGACCTGGAGAGCCTGCGCCTGCGGTCCACGCTCGCGCCGGACAGCACCTTCCTCGCCGCCGGTGCGCCGTGGTTCCTCACCCTGTTCGGCCGCGACTCCCTCTGGGCCGCCCGGATGCTCCTGCCGCTGGGGACCGACCTGGCCCGCGGGACCCTGCGCACCCTCGGGGCCGCGCAGGGCACCCGAACCGACCCGCGCACCGCCGAGCAGCCGGGCAAGATCCTCCACGAGCTGCGCCGCGAGGAGCTGGTGATCGACGCGCACACCGTGCTGCCGCCGCTGTACTACGGCACGATCGACGCCACCCCGCTGTGGGTCTGCCTGCTGCACGACGCGTGGCGGTGGGGGATGGCCGAGGACGACGTCGCCGCGCTGCTGCCCCACCTCGAGGCCGCCCTGACCTGGATGGGCGACCACGGCGACGCCGACGGCGACGGCTTCCTCGAGTACCTCGACACCAGCGGGACGGGCCTGGCCAACCAGGGGTGGAAGGACTCGGGCGACTCCATCCAGTGGCGCGACGGCACGCTGGCGGCGGGCACCATCGCGCTGTGCGAGGTGCAGGGCTACGCGCACGAGGCCGCCCGGGGCGGCGCGGCACTCCTCGAGGCGTTCGGCCGATCCGGCGCCGAACGCTGGCGCGACTGGGCCGCCCGGCTCGCCGGACGGTTCCGGGAGAGCTTCTGGGTCGACGACGGCGCCGGCCCCTACCCGGCCGTCGCGCTCGACGGCGCGAAGCGCCCGGTGGACTCCCTCACCTCGAACATCGGTCACCTGCTCGGCACCGGTCTGCTCACCGCCGCGGAGGAGGAGCTCGTCGTCGTCCGGCTGACCAGCGCCGACATGGACTCGGGCTACGGCCTGCGCACCCTGTCCACGCGGGCGGGCGGGTACTGGCCGCTGAGCTACCACGGCGGCACGGTCTGGCCGCACGACACCGCCATCGCCGTCATGTCCATGGCGCGGGCGGGCTTCGTCACCGAGGCGGAGCGACTCGGCTCGGGGCTGCTCGAGGCGGCGCCGCACTTCAGCTACCGGTTGCCAGAGCTGTTCTCCGGCGACGCCCGCGGCACGGTCCCCGGTCCGGTGCCGTACCCGGCCGCGTGCCGACCGCAGGCGTGGTCGGCGGCTGCCGCCGTCGCGCTGATCACCGCAGCCCTCGGCCTGCGGGCCGACGTGCCCGCCGGCGAGCTCCACGTGCGGCCCGCCGGCGGGGCGGTCACCGAGGGCCTCGCCGTGACCGGGCTGCGGCTGGCCGGCCACGAGCTCTCCGTCGACGTCGGCCGCGCCCGCGACGTGGTGGTCCGCACGGGTGCGGACCTGCGGGTCGTGGCGACCTGA
- the dxs gene encoding 1-deoxy-D-xylulose-5-phosphate synthase → MSHLERIRRPADLRGLSIPELEVLAKEVRDFLVNAVSRTGGHMGPNLGVVELTVALHRVFDSPRDRIVFDTGHQAYVHKLLTGRQDFENLRRRGGLSGYPSRTESDHDVVENSHASTALSWADGIAKANQLRGLTGRSVVAVIGDGALTGGMAWEALNNIAEGQDRSVVIVVNDNGRSYAPTIGGLARHLDALRTTPHYEKVLDWGKRTLQRSGPPGRMAFDALHGMKKGLKDVIAPQGLFEGLGIKYVGPIDGHDIVELEVALGRAKAFGGPVIVHAITEKGRGYTPAETDVVDRFHAVGVIHPETGLPVAPSRFGWTSVFAEEIVEIGRRRSDVVALTAAMLAPVGLAPFAEEFPDRVFDVGIAEQHAVTSAAGMAFAGLHPVIALYATFLNRGYDQLLMDVALHRAGVTFVLDRSGLTGDDGASHNGMWDMALLRTVPGLRLAAPRDEATLRAELREAVAVEDAPTVVRYPKGALPEALPALGRHGSVDVLARHAGSPRVLVVGVGVMTHTAVEVATGLDAQGIGATVVDPRWVLPVSADLVDLARQHDLVVTVEDGLVTAGVGSALRDALAAAGSDVPVRSHGIPARFLEHASRGELVEEFHLRGQDIAREAAAAVAGLPPSASPSVGPRAVGPRAGEAAAADSTRPGPDAQSGR, encoded by the coding sequence ATGAGCCACCTGGAGCGGATCCGGCGTCCGGCAGACCTGCGGGGTCTGAGCATCCCGGAGCTGGAGGTCCTTGCCAAGGAGGTCCGCGACTTCTTGGTGAACGCGGTCTCACGGACCGGCGGGCACATGGGACCCAACCTCGGCGTCGTCGAGCTCACCGTCGCCCTGCACCGCGTGTTCGACTCACCGCGGGACCGGATCGTCTTCGACACCGGCCACCAGGCCTACGTGCACAAGCTCCTCACCGGCCGGCAGGACTTCGAGAACCTGCGCCGCCGCGGCGGGCTGTCCGGGTACCCCTCCCGGACCGAGTCGGACCACGACGTCGTCGAGAACTCCCACGCCTCCACCGCGCTGAGCTGGGCGGACGGCATCGCCAAGGCCAACCAGCTGCGCGGGCTCACCGGCCGCAGCGTGGTGGCCGTCATCGGCGACGGCGCCCTGACCGGCGGCATGGCCTGGGAGGCCCTGAACAACATCGCCGAGGGCCAGGACCGCTCGGTCGTCATCGTGGTCAACGACAACGGCCGCTCCTACGCCCCGACCATCGGCGGCCTGGCCCGTCACCTCGACGCCCTGCGCACCACCCCGCACTACGAGAAGGTCCTCGACTGGGGCAAGCGGACCCTGCAGCGCTCCGGCCCGCCCGGCCGGATGGCCTTCGACGCCCTGCACGGCATGAAGAAGGGCCTCAAGGACGTCATCGCCCCGCAGGGCCTGTTCGAGGGCCTCGGCATCAAGTACGTCGGGCCGATCGACGGGCACGACATCGTCGAGCTCGAGGTGGCGCTGGGCCGCGCGAAGGCCTTCGGCGGTCCGGTGATCGTCCACGCCATCACCGAGAAGGGCCGCGGCTACACCCCGGCCGAGACCGACGTCGTCGACCGGTTCCACGCGGTCGGGGTCATCCACCCCGAGACCGGGCTGCCGGTCGCCCCCTCGCGTTTCGGCTGGACGTCGGTCTTCGCCGAGGAGATCGTCGAGATCGGCCGACGGCGCAGCGACGTCGTCGCCCTGACCGCGGCCATGCTGGCGCCGGTCGGGCTCGCACCGTTCGCAGAGGAGTTCCCGGACCGGGTGTTCGACGTCGGCATCGCCGAGCAGCACGCCGTCACCTCGGCCGCCGGGATGGCCTTCGCCGGCCTGCACCCGGTGATCGCGCTATACGCGACGTTCCTCAACCGCGGCTACGACCAGCTGCTCATGGACGTCGCCCTGCACCGCGCCGGCGTGACCTTCGTGCTCGACCGCTCCGGTCTGACCGGGGACGACGGTGCCTCCCACAACGGCATGTGGGACATGGCGCTGCTGCGCACCGTGCCCGGGCTGCGACTGGCGGCGCCGCGCGACGAGGCCACCCTGCGGGCCGAGCTGCGTGAGGCCGTCGCCGTCGAGGACGCCCCCACCGTGGTGCGCTATCCCAAGGGGGCGCTGCCCGAGGCGCTGCCCGCACTGGGCCGGCACGGCAGCGTCGACGTCCTGGCACGTCACGCCGGGTCGCCGCGGGTGCTCGTGGTGGGCGTCGGCGTGATGACACACACCGCTGTCGAGGTCGCCACGGGCCTGGACGCCCAGGGCATCGGCGCGACCGTGGTGGACCCGCGCTGGGTGCTGCCCGTCTCCGCGGACCTGGTGGACCTCGCCCGTCAGCACGACCTCGTCGTCACCGTCGAGGACGGGCTGGTCACCGCGGGGGTCGGCTCGGCCCTGCGCGACGCACTCGCCGCCGCGGGCAGCGACGTGCCGGTGCGCTCCCACGGCATCCCCGCCCGGTTCCTCGAGCACGCCTCACGCGGGGAGCTCGTGGAGGAGTTCCACCTGCGCGGGCAGGACATCGCGCGGGAGGCCGCGGCCGCCGTCGCCGGTCTGCCCCCGTCGGCGAGCCCGTCCGTCGGACCGCGCGCCGTCGGACCGCGCGCCGGTGAGGCGGCGGCCGCGGACTCCACCCGGCCCGGTCCGGACGCGCAGTCTGGCCGTTGA